In one Brevibacillus composti genomic region, the following are encoded:
- a CDS encoding copper amine oxidase N-terminal domain-containing protein, whose protein sequence is MKSLRVRTRALAAGLFLGSMLFGSTASADTWSEPPQTERWSEAAQTEVWSDPPKTEVWSEPPKTEVWSGQSPQQQPAASVGTGASTLITIKLGSSAANVNGKAVTMQTAPVTIQGRTFVPLRFIAEALGAHVEWEATEQKITLTRAGQTVQLWVHQSIAIVNGKSVKLEAAPTVVQGTTVVPLRFIGESLQQEIAFDPQTQTITLKGAASSASGSPTQPAPTAHADASAFIGAWSLWVPGSMTSYYYQDTGQYATSTYTPGAGAGSLVIQPNGTYEMNHTLQGKGAGTWRLAKAGEVPGFDQAIILTGGPGDADWAVIRNPNGSLVLSGDSGGVYTDGSKIWIKDSEVTKGKP, encoded by the coding sequence GTGAAAAGTTTGCGAGTTAGGACAAGAGCGTTGGCTGCGGGGCTATTCCTGGGGAGCATGCTGTTTGGATCGACAGCTTCGGCTGACACCTGGAGCGAGCCCCCGCAAACGGAAAGGTGGAGCGAGGCTGCCCAAACCGAAGTGTGGAGCGACCCGCCCAAGACAGAAGTGTGGAGTGAACCACCCAAGACAGAAGTGTGGAGCGGCCAATCCCCGCAACAGCAGCCTGCAGCTTCCGTCGGCACAGGGGCCAGTACCCTAATCACGATCAAGCTGGGGAGTTCCGCGGCAAACGTAAACGGAAAGGCCGTGACGATGCAGACGGCTCCCGTGACGATCCAGGGCAGAACATTCGTGCCGCTCCGCTTTATAGCCGAAGCATTGGGGGCCCATGTGGAGTGGGAGGCCACCGAGCAGAAAATCACATTGACGCGGGCGGGACAAACGGTTCAACTGTGGGTCCATCAATCCATTGCGATCGTAAACGGAAAATCGGTCAAGCTGGAAGCGGCCCCTACGGTCGTCCAAGGCACGACGGTCGTGCCGCTGCGGTTTATCGGGGAAAGCCTGCAGCAAGAGATCGCCTTTGATCCCCAGACCCAGACGATTACGCTCAAGGGAGCGGCGAGCTCTGCGAGCGGCTCCCCGACCCAGCCAGCGCCCACCGCCCATGCGGACGCCTCGGCATTCATCGGGGCATGGTCCCTCTGGGTACCGGGCAGCATGACGAGCTATTACTACCAGGATACCGGGCAATACGCCACCAGCACCTACACCCCGGGAGCAGGTGCGGGCTCCTTGGTTATCCAGCCAAATGGCACCTATGAGATGAATCACACCCTCCAAGGGAAAGGGGCCGGTACATGGCGACTGGCAAAAGCAGGCGAGGTTCCGGGCTTTGACCAGGCGATCATCCTGACGGGCGGGCCGGGAGATGCCGATTGGGCGGTGATCCGCAATCCCAATGGCAGCCTGGTGCTGTCGGGGGATTCCGGCGGGGTCTATACCGATGGCAGCAAGATTTGGATCAAGGATTCGGAGGTAACCAAAGGAAAGCCGTAG
- a CDS encoding sigma-70 family RNA polymerase sigma factor, whose translation MKEWMAEYHGLVFRTTYYYVKNRATAEDLTQEVFVKAFQKMDTFRHEARPETWLYRIAINTAKDYLKSWNHRKLMLTSTFFEKDASDSIEHQVMKQFQNDELLKNVMALSTKYREVIVLYYFEEVKTPEIAVLLGVKESTVRVRLMRGLEKLRQSLKGGDQDWISWSNS comes from the coding sequence ATGAAGGAGTGGATGGCCGAATACCATGGCCTGGTCTTTCGGACCACCTATTACTATGTCAAAAACAGGGCCACCGCGGAAGATTTGACGCAGGAAGTATTCGTCAAAGCCTTTCAGAAAATGGATACCTTCCGCCATGAAGCCCGCCCGGAGACCTGGCTGTACCGGATTGCCATCAATACCGCCAAAGATTACCTGAAATCATGGAATCACCGCAAACTGATGCTCACCTCTACCTTTTTTGAGAAAGACGCCTCAGACTCGATCGAGCATCAGGTCATGAAGCAGTTCCAAAACGACGAACTGCTGAAAAATGTCATGGCCCTCTCCACCAAGTACAGGGAAGTCATCGTTCTCTATTATTTTGAAGAGGTAAAAACCCCGGAGATTGCCGTGCTGCTGGGGGTAAAGGAATCGACGGTGCGCGTCAGGCTGATGCGCGGATTGGAAAAGCTGCGACAATCGTTGAAAGGAGGAGATCAGGATTGGATATCCTGGAGCAACAGCTAA
- a CDS encoding ABC transporter substrate-binding protein, protein MKRKWTMALLSTLLLGSLALSACGSSTSSQPSGDAGKEGAKQDFTYAMSGVYKPFNFKENGELMGFDVEIGKALAEKMGMNPVPITNPFETIIQGLQAKKYDTVIGSLTITPEREKAVAFSNVYYRSGAQIFVAADNDTIKSAEDLKGKKIGVQKASSYEQQALKLTDKSNITTFDSDVTALMDISTGRLDAVITDQMVGFRYMKEVPGKIKDVGEPLSKDNQAIALRKDDKELLEKVNKALDEIIKDGTYQKISEKWFGRDILGSE, encoded by the coding sequence ATGAAAAGAAAATGGACAATGGCACTCCTCTCTACCCTGCTGCTGGGCTCGCTGGCACTGTCTGCCTGTGGTTCCTCTACTTCCTCTCAACCCAGCGGAGATGCAGGCAAGGAAGGCGCCAAGCAAGACTTTACTTATGCGATGAGCGGTGTTTACAAGCCGTTTAACTTTAAAGAAAACGGAGAGCTGATGGGCTTCGACGTGGAGATCGGAAAGGCCTTGGCCGAAAAAATGGGGATGAACCCTGTGCCGATCACCAACCCGTTTGAGACGATCATTCAGGGATTGCAGGCGAAAAAATACGATACGGTCATCGGCAGCTTGACGATTACTCCTGAGCGGGAAAAAGCGGTAGCGTTTTCAAATGTCTACTATCGCTCCGGCGCCCAGATCTTCGTCGCCGCTGACAACGACACGATCAAATCAGCCGAAGATCTGAAAGGCAAAAAAATCGGCGTGCAAAAAGCATCCAGCTATGAGCAACAGGCGCTGAAACTGACCGACAAGAGCAATATCACGACGTTTGACAGCGACGTTACGGCGCTGATGGATATTTCCACCGGCCGCCTGGATGCCGTGATCACCGACCAGATGGTAGGCTTCCGCTACATGAAGGAAGTGCCGGGCAAAATCAAGGATGTCGGCGAGCCGCTCAGCAAGGACAACCAGGCCATCGCCTTGCGCAAAGATGACAAGGAATTGTTGGAAAAGGTAAACAAGGCCCTGGATGAGATCATCAAAGACGGTACCTACCAGAAAATCAGTGAAAAATGGTTTGGACGCGACATTTTGGGAAGTGAATAA
- a CDS encoding YuzD family protein — protein sequence MSVEIKVYGTEQLCASCVNLPSAKETAEWLRAAVGRKYGSDSVSITYSDFQQPETEEDKSWSKRIIEEDLWYPLVVISGEIVGEGNPKLKDIYQKLESMGLQPVAATVDSE from the coding sequence ATGAGCGTTGAAATCAAAGTGTACGGTACGGAGCAGCTATGCGCCAGTTGTGTCAATTTGCCATCGGCAAAGGAAACAGCGGAGTGGCTGCGAGCCGCTGTCGGCCGCAAGTACGGGAGCGACAGCGTCAGCATCACCTACAGCGATTTTCAACAGCCAGAGACAGAGGAAGACAAAAGCTGGTCGAAGCGCATCATTGAGGAAGATTTGTGGTATCCGCTTGTCGTAATTTCCGGGGAAATTGTCGGCGAGGGAAATCCAAAGCTCAAAGATATCTACCAGAAGCTGGAGAGCATGGGCCTGCAGCCTGTGGCTGCGACAGTGGACAGTGAATAA
- a CDS encoding IclR family transcriptional regulator, with protein sequence MVQSIDRAMEIISVLVSDETKTDWSISELSQATSLPLSTLHRILGSLISHGLTSQDPVTKHYRIGHTWITIGMRLLDKIDFRYVAKPVMERLAREVEESICLNIPSGLEGLLIDKVESPLKLRVAEDLGDRIPLTVGAPNKAMLAFMPKMEVERIVEQLVPAEQRADFFKQLSAIKEKGYAISYSERTEGTTAIGAPVLGRNRKVVGALSINAVAFRITEDRMPTLIAKVREAAEEISLLIGNN encoded by the coding sequence ATGGTACAGTCAATCGACAGGGCAATGGAGATCATATCGGTATTGGTCTCTGACGAAACAAAAACGGATTGGTCTATCTCGGAGCTGTCCCAAGCCACCTCCCTACCGCTCAGTACCTTGCATCGCATTTTGGGTTCGCTGATCTCGCATGGACTGACCAGCCAGGACCCGGTAACCAAGCACTACCGGATCGGCCACACCTGGATCACCATCGGGATGCGGCTGCTGGACAAGATCGATTTTCGCTACGTCGCGAAGCCTGTCATGGAACGCCTCGCTCGAGAGGTAGAGGAAAGCATCTGCCTGAACATTCCGAGCGGGCTGGAGGGCTTGTTGATCGATAAGGTGGAAAGTCCGCTCAAGCTGCGCGTCGCGGAAGATCTGGGAGATCGGATACCGCTGACGGTGGGCGCTCCCAATAAAGCCATGCTGGCATTTATGCCGAAGATGGAGGTAGAGCGGATCGTCGAGCAGCTTGTTCCTGCGGAGCAGAGAGCCGATTTCTTCAAGCAGCTCAGTGCGATTAAGGAAAAGGGCTATGCAATCAGCTATAGTGAGCGCACAGAAGGGACGACGGCGATCGGCGCACCGGTACTCGGGCGCAATCGCAAGGTAGTGGGGGCTCTGTCGATCAATGCGGTTGCCTTCCGCATCACGGAGGACAGGATGCCGACACTGATCGCAAAAGTTCGGGAGGCGGCGGAGGAAATCTCGCTGCTGATCGGGAATAACTGA
- a CDS encoding NAD(P)/FAD-dependent oxidoreductase: protein MKRLVILGGGYGGLRIIERILSPELPDDVFVTLVDRMPFHGLKTEYYALAAGTEPEMSVRVAFPNDPRLTIKYGEVSGVDLDERLVHFAGGDSLSYDWLVLALGCEDRYHDIPGAQEFTNSIQTMSATRNTYAAINNLNPYQTVTIVGGGLSGVELASELRESRPDLNIRIVDRGESILSPFPKKLQEYASQWFVEHDVQLVSMANVNRVEPGVLYNHDEPVESDVIVWTAGIQANRIVRALPIETDNIGRAKLNAYHQLPSHPNVYVVGDCASLPLAPSAQTAELQGDQIAMILKKDFRGDEYPASLPAIKHKGFLGSLGKKEGFGVMGKMSLVGQMPRVMKSGVLWMYKKHLG from the coding sequence ATGAAACGACTTGTTATCCTTGGCGGAGGATACGGGGGTCTGCGGATTATTGAGCGCATCCTGTCCCCTGAATTGCCAGATGACGTCTTCGTCACGCTTGTAGACCGGATGCCGTTTCACGGATTAAAGACGGAGTACTACGCTCTGGCTGCAGGCACAGAACCGGAAATGTCCGTACGTGTGGCTTTTCCGAACGATCCCCGATTGACAATCAAGTACGGAGAAGTATCGGGAGTAGATCTGGACGAGAGACTCGTCCATTTTGCAGGCGGCGACTCCCTTTCCTATGACTGGCTGGTACTGGCCCTGGGATGCGAAGACCGTTATCACGATATCCCCGGAGCCCAAGAATTTACGAATTCCATTCAAACCATGAGCGCTACGCGCAATACTTACGCGGCCATCAACAACCTCAATCCATACCAGACCGTGACGATCGTCGGCGGAGGGCTGAGCGGCGTGGAGCTGGCCTCCGAACTGCGGGAAAGCCGTCCCGACCTCAATATTCGCATCGTCGACCGCGGCGAAAGCATTCTCAGCCCGTTCCCGAAAAAACTGCAAGAATACGCCTCCCAATGGTTTGTCGAACACGATGTGCAACTGGTCTCGATGGCGAACGTCAACCGAGTCGAACCGGGCGTGCTCTACAACCACGATGAACCGGTAGAGAGCGATGTAATCGTATGGACAGCCGGGATTCAAGCCAATCGGATCGTCCGTGCCCTGCCGATCGAAACAGACAATATCGGACGAGCCAAGCTGAATGCCTACCATCAGCTGCCGAGCCATCCCAATGTCTACGTCGTCGGCGACTGCGCGAGCCTGCCTTTGGCGCCAAGCGCGCAGACTGCGGAATTGCAGGGCGACCAGATCGCCATGATCCTGAAAAAAGATTTCCGCGGGGATGAATATCCCGCTTCGCTGCCGGCGATCAAGCACAAAGGCTTCCTCGGCTCGCTGGGCAAAAAAGAAGGCTTCGGCGTCATGGGAAAAATGTCCCTCGTCGGCCAGATGCCTCGTGTCATGAAGAGCGGCGTTTTGTGGATGTACAAAAAACATTTGGGTTAA
- the mqnE gene encoding aminofutalosine synthase MqnE — MALDTLIIQDKNLEGIAKKVMNGERLTLEDGVTLFNSNDLLTIGQLANLVNQRINGDNVYFIQNMYINPTNVCEAHCKFCGFRRDLGEDGAYTMNEEELLHYVETRYHEGIREFHIVGGHNQHMPFDYYLNNIRILKKAYPQVTMKAYTGAEIEFFSRIAGLSIEEVLIELRKAGVESLTGGGAEILTERYRLKMSPDKATTDMYLQVHRTAHLMGMKTHSTMLYGSIETLEERVIHMLRLRELQDETQGFMVFIPLAVQPIKATAGIKRRNSAIDDLKTMAISRLMLDNFPHIKAYFINIGTQLTQISLTMGMSDVHGTLIEERISHSAGALTQQALTVDELVWLIKGAGKRALERDTFYNVVKEH, encoded by the coding sequence ATGGCACTCGATACCCTGATCATTCAAGACAAGAATCTGGAGGGCATTGCCAAAAAGGTCATGAACGGAGAGCGTCTTACGCTGGAGGATGGCGTCACGCTGTTCAACTCCAACGACCTGCTGACGATCGGCCAGCTGGCCAACCTGGTCAATCAACGGATCAACGGCGACAATGTGTACTTCATTCAAAACATGTACATCAATCCGACCAACGTCTGTGAAGCGCACTGCAAATTCTGCGGCTTCCGCCGGGATCTGGGCGAAGACGGCGCTTACACCATGAACGAAGAGGAACTGCTTCATTATGTTGAGACGCGCTACCATGAAGGCATCCGGGAGTTCCACATCGTCGGCGGACATAACCAGCACATGCCGTTTGACTACTATCTGAACAATATCCGCATCCTGAAAAAAGCGTATCCGCAAGTCACGATGAAGGCATACACCGGCGCGGAGATTGAATTCTTTTCCCGGATCGCCGGCTTGTCCATCGAGGAAGTGCTGATTGAGCTGAGAAAAGCGGGGGTCGAGAGCTTGACCGGCGGCGGCGCCGAAATCCTGACAGAGCGCTACCGCCTGAAAATGAGCCCGGACAAGGCGACCACGGATATGTATCTCCAGGTGCACCGCACCGCCCATCTAATGGGAATGAAGACGCACTCCACGATGCTGTACGGCTCCATCGAGACGCTGGAAGAGCGTGTCATTCACATGCTGCGCCTGCGCGAACTGCAGGATGAGACCCAGGGCTTTATGGTATTCATTCCGCTCGCCGTGCAGCCGATCAAGGCGACGGCAGGCATCAAGCGGCGCAACTCTGCTATCGACGATCTGAAAACGATGGCCATCAGCCGTCTGATGCTGGACAATTTCCCGCACATCAAGGCGTATTTCATCAACATCGGCACGCAGTTGACGCAGATCTCCCTGACCATGGGGATGTCCGATGTCCACGGTACGCTGATCGAAGAGCGGATCAGCCACTCGGCGGGCGCTCTGACCCAGCAGGCTCTGACCGTAGACGAACTGGTCTGGCTGATCAAAGGCGCAGGCAAACGCGCTTTGGAACGCGACACCTTCTACAATGTTGTTAAGGAACACTAA
- a CDS encoding M20/M25/M40 family metallo-hydrolase — protein MMKAEKWQTKEQLIELLAKLVSYPSVTGSPAEVELARALVEEIRTLPYFQAHPDLVQLHPTGDGRYFVTALAKKAEPVAPTVVLVSHFDVVDVQDFGEWKPLAFDVKGLTEAYRQNQQKLPQQVQDDLAKGEWLFGRGSMDMKAGLVLQMSMLERACAGEFEGNVLLLAVPDEEVNSLGMRAAVPALLQLSREHGLDYHACLNCEPVFSAYPGDESTYVYSGSLGKVLPGFYCYGKETHVGEPFSGLNANVMASRIACELELNTDFCEVVEGEVTPPPTSLQQKDLKKEYSVQIPDRAVALFNLFLMEKSIAEVTSELRQLAEQAARKIEQDYAARAAVFAGMNQSEPTSMSVRVLHFEEMLAYVTDKLGKERVDRIQEQVMAEREGMDDREVTIRLIDELGLLCKELAPMIVLFYAPPYYPPVSSRRHPRITGVIAEVIDRAAAKHQLELKHQHYFQGLSDLSYTGLPQDDQAVQPLVENMPLWEKGYSLPIRELVELNMPVMNLGPFGKDAHKWTERLDVQSAFDTMTDLVPFAIEKLLEKKS, from the coding sequence ATGATGAAAGCAGAAAAATGGCAAACAAAAGAGCAATTGATCGAGCTGCTCGCGAAACTGGTGAGCTATCCATCCGTGACAGGTTCTCCGGCCGAAGTGGAGTTGGCGCGGGCTCTCGTGGAAGAGATCCGGACGCTCCCGTATTTTCAGGCCCATCCCGATCTCGTGCAGCTTCACCCGACAGGGGACGGACGCTATTTTGTGACGGCCCTGGCCAAAAAGGCAGAGCCGGTTGCGCCTACGGTAGTCCTGGTCAGCCATTTTGACGTTGTGGATGTTCAGGATTTTGGCGAGTGGAAGCCGCTTGCTTTCGATGTAAAAGGATTGACCGAGGCGTACAGGCAGAATCAGCAGAAGCTGCCGCAGCAGGTGCAGGACGACCTCGCCAAAGGAGAGTGGCTGTTCGGCCGCGGCTCGATGGACATGAAAGCGGGACTTGTCTTGCAGATGTCGATGCTGGAGCGTGCCTGCGCGGGCGAATTTGAGGGGAATGTCCTGCTCCTGGCCGTGCCGGATGAAGAGGTGAATTCACTCGGAATGCGGGCGGCGGTACCCGCCTTGCTGCAGCTGTCCCGGGAGCACGGACTCGACTATCACGCCTGCCTCAACTGCGAGCCGGTCTTTTCCGCCTACCCCGGCGATGAGAGTACGTACGTCTACAGCGGATCGCTCGGCAAGGTGCTTCCCGGCTTCTACTGCTACGGCAAGGAAACGCATGTCGGCGAGCCATTTTCCGGGCTCAATGCCAACGTGATGGCTTCCCGCATCGCTTGCGAGCTGGAATTGAATACGGACTTTTGCGAGGTGGTCGAAGGAGAAGTGACGCCGCCGCCGACCAGCCTGCAGCAAAAGGATTTGAAAAAGGAATACTCGGTGCAGATTCCGGATCGGGCGGTGGCCTTGTTCAATCTGTTCTTGATGGAAAAATCGATCGCCGAGGTGACGAGCGAGCTTCGTCAGCTGGCCGAGCAGGCAGCGAGAAAAATCGAGCAGGATTACGCCGCGCGGGCCGCTGTGTTCGCCGGGATGAACCAGTCCGAGCCGACCTCCATGAGCGTCCGGGTGCTGCATTTTGAGGAGATGCTCGCTTATGTGACAGACAAGCTCGGGAAAGAGCGCGTGGACCGGATCCAGGAGCAGGTGATGGCGGAGCGGGAAGGGATGGACGACCGGGAAGTGACGATTCGTCTGATCGACGAACTGGGCCTCTTGTGCAAGGAACTGGCGCCGATGATCGTGCTCTTTTACGCGCCGCCGTACTACCCGCCGGTCAGCTCGCGCCGTCATCCGCGAATTACAGGCGTCATCGCAGAGGTGATCGATCGCGCCGCCGCCAAGCATCAGCTGGAATTGAAGCATCAGCATTACTTCCAGGGACTCTCTGACCTCAGCTATACGGGGCTGCCGCAAGACGATCAGGCCGTCCAGCCGCTGGTGGAAAATATGCCGCTGTGGGAAAAAGGCTATTCGCTGCCGATCCGGGAGCTGGTGGAGCTGAATATGCCGGTGATGAACCTGGGGCCGTTTGGCAAAGACGCTCACAAATGGACAGAGCGTCTGGATGTTCAGAGTGCATTTGATACGATGACGGATCTGGTGCCGTTTGCCATCGAGAAACTGCTCGAAAAGAAAAGCTAA
- a CDS encoding amino acid ABC transporter permease, which yields MFDILLSTYPMFLEATYLTLRLTLISLLMGCGVGLVFAFFRISNSKLLQSIAHVYITIIRGTPLIVQIAVLYFGLSGAITLSSFWAGAIALAVHNGAYISEIFRGAIQSIDRGQMEAAKSLGMPTPLAMRRIILPQAFRRAIPPLGNQFIIGLKDSSLVAYVGMQDLWGTALSEAASNYRQLDTYAVVGLYYLVLVLIFTYVVNRLEKRLNTSLGRRKKQSQADASQAA from the coding sequence ATGTTTGACATCCTTTTGTCCACCTATCCTATGTTTTTGGAAGCCACTTATTTGACTCTCCGGCTGACGTTGATTTCGCTTTTGATGGGATGCGGTGTGGGTCTTGTTTTCGCCTTTTTTCGCATCTCCAATTCCAAGCTGTTGCAATCCATCGCTCATGTGTACATCACGATCATCCGGGGAACGCCGCTGATCGTTCAAATCGCCGTACTCTACTTCGGACTGTCGGGAGCGATTACGCTTTCCTCCTTCTGGGCGGGAGCCATCGCACTGGCCGTTCACAACGGCGCCTATATTTCGGAGATTTTCCGCGGAGCCATCCAGTCGATTGACCGCGGCCAGATGGAGGCTGCCAAGTCGCTGGGGATGCCGACGCCGCTTGCGATGCGCCGGATCATCCTGCCGCAAGCCTTCAGACGTGCCATTCCACCGCTTGGCAACCAGTTTATCATCGGGCTGAAAGACTCTTCCCTGGTCGCCTATGTCGGCATGCAGGATTTGTGGGGAACCGCGCTGAGCGAAGCTGCCTCCAACTACCGGCAGCTGGACACTTACGCGGTAGTGGGTCTCTACTACCTGGTGCTGGTTCTGATCTTCACGTACGTGGTCAATCGTCTGGAAAAGCGCCTGAACACCAGTTTGGGACGCAGAAAGAAGCAAAGTCAGGCCGATGCTTCCCAAGCGGCCTAA
- a CDS encoding aspartyl-phosphate phosphatase Spo0E family protein, translating to MRDILLEKIELLRQRMVSMGLEFGLDHPEVLEYSKQIDQLHNELNQLDHNLSKAGKKKQAYCFYFMDNKAYFA from the coding sequence ATGCGGGACATTTTGCTTGAGAAGATTGAACTCCTTCGACAGCGTATGGTTAGTATGGGGTTAGAGTTTGGGTTAGATCATCCAGAGGTTCTGGAATACAGTAAACAAATTGATCAACTTCACAACGAACTGAACCAATTGGATCATAATCTGTCCAAGGCAGGGAAGAAAAAGCAGGCTTATTGTTTTTACTTTATGGATAATAAGGCTTATTTTGCATAG
- the erpA gene encoding iron-sulfur cluster insertion protein ErpA — protein MITISEQAALKVKEMLAAENNPNLFLRVGVRPGGCSGFTYGMGWDQEIKEGDETFEQNGIKIVVDKDSYPYIKGTEIDFKESLMGGGFSIQNPNAVASCGCGASFKTALAEGKAEKCDD, from the coding sequence ATGATTACCATATCCGAGCAAGCCGCCCTGAAGGTAAAAGAAATGCTGGCGGCGGAAAACAACCCGAACCTGTTTTTGCGTGTGGGTGTCCGTCCCGGAGGCTGCAGCGGCTTCACCTACGGCATGGGATGGGACCAAGAGATCAAAGAAGGGGACGAAACCTTCGAGCAGAACGGAATCAAGATTGTTGTCGATAAAGACAGCTACCCATATATCAAAGGCACCGAGATCGATTTCAAGGAATCCCTGATGGGCGGAGGCTTCTCCATCCAAAATCCGAACGCGGTGGCAAGCTGCGGCTGCGGGGCGTCCTTCAAGACGGCGCTGGCCGAGGGCAAAGCGGAAAAGTGTGACGACTAA
- a CDS encoding amino acid ABC transporter ATP-binding protein produces the protein MIEVKKLVKSFGSLTVLKGVDLTVAEKEVVVLLGASGSGKSTLLRCLNFLETLDSGEIRIDGQVIDPKKTDLNKFRAEVGMVFQHFNLFPHKTALENVIEAPIFVKKVPPSQAREEGYALLEKVGMKDKADVYPDMLSGGQKQRVAIARALAMKPRIMLFDEPTSALDPELVGEVLQVMKQLAKEGMTMVVVTHEMGFAREVADRAVFMDGGVILEQGQPSEFFTNPRHERTRQFLQSIL, from the coding sequence GTGATTGAAGTAAAAAAATTAGTCAAGTCGTTTGGTTCATTGACAGTCTTAAAAGGCGTCGACCTGACTGTCGCTGAAAAAGAAGTAGTCGTGCTGCTGGGTGCCAGCGGTTCCGGAAAAAGCACGCTGCTGCGGTGTCTGAACTTTTTGGAGACGCTTGATTCGGGAGAAATCCGCATCGATGGACAGGTGATCGATCCGAAGAAAACGGACCTGAACAAATTTCGGGCGGAAGTAGGCATGGTGTTCCAGCATTTTAACCTGTTTCCGCACAAGACGGCACTGGAAAATGTGATCGAGGCGCCGATCTTTGTGAAAAAGGTTCCCCCCAGCCAAGCGAGAGAAGAAGGGTACGCCCTGCTGGAAAAGGTGGGCATGAAGGATAAGGCTGACGTCTATCCGGACATGCTGTCGGGCGGACAGAAGCAGCGGGTGGCGATCGCACGGGCATTGGCGATGAAGCCGCGAATCATGCTGTTTGACGAACCGACCTCGGCGCTGGACCCGGAGCTGGTTGGCGAAGTGCTGCAGGTGATGAAGCAGCTGGCGAAGGAAGGCATGACGATGGTGGTGGTCACGCACGAGATGGGCTTTGCGCGTGAAGTGGCCGACCGGGCGGTCTTCATGGACGGCGGCGTCATTCTGGAGCAAGGACAGCCTTCCGAATTTTTCACCAATCCGCGGCATGAGCGGACCCGACAGTTTTTGCAGAGTATTTTGTAA
- a CDS encoding cupredoxin domain-containing protein translates to MKKTWGLLISAVAISAMLAGCGADKKETAAGGGEQAPAASGEQAAASADNTINIEASNWKFNQDTFEVKAGEPITINFKSTEGYHGIGIEGLDVDIQNEGSKTITVDKAGEYKIFCNVLCGPDHGKMIATLVVK, encoded by the coding sequence ATGAAAAAAACGTGGGGTTTACTGATTTCGGCTGTAGCTATCTCTGCGATGCTGGCAGGCTGCGGAGCAGACAAAAAAGAAACAGCGGCAGGAGGCGGCGAGCAGGCTCCGGCGGCCAGCGGCGAGCAGGCTGCGGCAAGCGCTGACAATACGATCAATATCGAAGCCAGTAACTGGAAGTTCAACCAGGATACCTTTGAGGTAAAAGCGGGCGAGCCCATTACGATCAACTTCAAGTCTACAGAAGGCTACCACGGAATTGGCATTGAAGGTCTCGATGTCGATATTCAAAATGAGGGCAGCAAAACCATTACCGTGGACAAAGCAGGAGAGTACAAGATTTTCTGCAACGTCCTGTGTGGACCTGACCACGGCAAAATGATCGCGACGCTTGTCGTAAAATAA
- a CDS encoding DUF1450 domain-containing protein — translation MKALVEFCASNVSSYTKSVMESLENDPELDVDVLEYGCLGYCGECYMLPFALVNGDLVQAETAEELLDKIKAKLKADEEELGDFPF, via the coding sequence ATGAAAGCCTTAGTTGAATTTTGCGCGAGTAACGTTTCTTCCTATACAAAATCCGTCATGGAATCATTGGAAAATGATCCCGAGCTGGATGTGGATGTACTGGAATACGGCTGCCTTGGCTATTGCGGCGAATGCTACATGCTCCCCTTTGCCCTGGTGAACGGGGATCTGGTGCAGGCGGAGACCGCCGAGGAGCTGCTGGATAAAATCAAAGCGAAGCTCAAGGCAGACGAGGAAGAGCTGGGGGACTTTCCCTTTTGA